A single genomic interval of Ruminococcus sp. NK3A76 harbors:
- a CDS encoding ABC-2 transporter permease codes for MTGLVYKEWKQNRLYILSMIVCGFAPLIVLLIMHDEIKDIGDTPIRIGGLIAGFLAAGALQMLVLCGDDRKLWGYWITATPDGYKGFLRVKYEMIFGMIVVLMFSVQFVDMGYCAVAADMGKEEVGQISGIALPLCFVQILLRAIDIPFVYRFGSKRGSFVKLTCFVAVALSFSALFVIYQEKSDPFFKMGIGVFTTENSSLLLSVGLVVCLALYYLSYRITCRLYLKGVEQYDH; via the coding sequence CCATGATAGTCTGCGGCTTTGCTCCGCTTATCGTGCTGCTTATCATGCATGACGAGATAAAGGACATCGGTGACACGCCCATTCGCATCGGAGGACTGATCGCAGGCTTTCTTGCGGCAGGGGCTTTGCAGATGCTTGTTCTGTGTGGTGATGACCGCAAGCTGTGGGGCTACTGGATCACCGCAACTCCCGACGGATACAAGGGCTTTCTCCGTGTGAAATATGAGATGATCTTCGGTATGATCGTGGTTTTGATGTTCTCGGTGCAGTTTGTTGATATGGGTTATTGTGCGGTGGCTGCCGATATGGGAAAGGAAGAAGTCGGACAGATCAGCGGAATCGCACTTCCGCTCTGCTTTGTTCAGATACTTCTTCGTGCAATCGACATTCCGTTCGTTTACCGCTTTGGCAGTAAAAGGGGCAGCTTTGTAAAGCTCACCTGCTTTGTGGCTGTTGCGCTGTCCTTCTCTGCATTATTTGTGATTTATCAGGAGAAATCTGATCCTTTCTTTAAAATGGGCATTGGTGTATTCACAACAGAAAACAGCTCGCTGCTCCTGTCGGTGGGGCTGGTGGTATGTCTTGCCCTGTACTATCTTTCCTACCGTATCACTTGCAGACTGTATCTGAAAGGGGTGGAGCAGTATGACCACTAA
- a CDS encoding type II CAAX endopeptidase family protein: MTTKKENAKRLGIYLLTVFAIMLIFVLCIKPMSTSNTVFYIIYMIFSFSPAAASLITRAVTKEGFHNMKLHLKLSGNFKWYLLAFGLPLICFSAKFLLPVIISGHADWLGGFTAQNVLASVFTLAAMSAVMSIGLIGEELGWRGYMNQKTEPLLGTVGTCIVGGIVWGLWHLPMDIAGCNGAISDAMSMCGGRMIQLTLFGVFLMWLTKKTDSVFPAVIGHYMFNESQGALADLLYQGNIPENADLGVIADVFEYLPMIVVAMVSMIILCHDKGNTPKTV, translated from the coding sequence ATGACCACTAAAAAAGAGAATGCTAAGCGCCTCGGGATCTATCTTTTGACCGTGTTTGCGATCATGCTGATATTCGTTCTTTGTATAAAGCCCATGAGCACATCAAACACGGTATTCTACATCATATACATGATCTTCTCGTTTTCTCCTGCCGCTGCAAGCCTCATCACAAGAGCTGTCACCAAAGAGGGCTTTCATAATATGAAGCTGCACCTGAAACTCAGCGGCAATTTCAAATGGTATCTGCTGGCTTTCGGACTTCCGCTGATCTGCTTCTCCGCTAAATTCCTGCTTCCTGTTATCATAAGTGGTCATGCTGACTGGCTCGGAGGTTTTACGGCTCAGAATGTGCTGGCAAGTGTATTTACCCTTGCAGCAATGTCGGCGGTCATGTCGATCGGTCTGATCGGTGAAGAACTGGGCTGGCGTGGGTATATGAATCAGAAAACGGAACCGCTGCTCGGCACAGTCGGAACTTGTATCGTGGGCGGCATCGTGTGGGGGCTGTGGCATCTGCCAATGGATATTGCAGGCTGTAACGGTGCAATATCCGATGCCATGTCCATGTGCGGCGGAAGAATGATACAGCTCACGCTTTTCGGCGTGTTCCTGATGTGGCTGACGAAAAAGACGGACAGCGTTTTCCCAGCGGTGATCGGGCATTATATGTTCAATGAAAGTCAGGGGGCGCTGGCAGATCTCTTATATCAGGGCAATATCCCCGAAAATGCCGACCTTGGTGTGATCGCAGATGTATTTGAGTATCTGCCGATGATCGTGGTGGCAATGGTATCTATGATAATACTTTGTCATGATAAAGGCAACACTCCCAAAACTGTATAA